TGTCTGATATTATCATTAAATTTCAATTTATAATCGAGCGTCACTCTTTCAGCTTGATGAGGATTAATTGTTGTAGCACCATCTTTGCCTTTAATTGACCCTTGTTCAACGGTAACTTTATCAGATACATCTTGACCTTGTGTCACTTGTTTATTTTCAGTGCTAGTCTGTGTTTGTGACACTGTTCTTGGTGCTGCTACTTCAGTTGGCTTATTTTCATTTGAAATGATACTGCTAGGTTTGCCTATCTTTTCTGGTGCTATTTCATTTGAAGTAGCCTGACTGTCTGTATTCAAAAATTTAGTTTGTGACGCAATTGATAGTTTCTCTTCTACTGTCTCACTATCAGTTTTTAAACTGTTGTTCGTAACTTCAATTACCTGGTTCCCACTCATTTCCGATGCTTGTGCATCCGTCTGGTCAGTTAACCCGATAACTGCGACTGTGCCTAACGCGATTGAAGCAGCTCCAATGCTATATTTTCTAATGCCGTACCTTTGTTTATTGTTCATGTTATGTTAATCCACCTTTTAATATTTTTGATTAATAAAATAACTTTTATGCCCTGTATTATTTAAAAAAGCCAATAAAAAAAACTACTTCGCTCAAAGTAGTTTTCATCACTAAATATCTAACTTACAAAAATAATTATATAGCGCCATTTTTGGTTTTGCAATATAGTTATATTAAATATACCTTAAGTGATTTTTAAATATATTTAACACATTATAACCATTTTTAGCAGACCCTTTTTCCCTTTATACCAGTACTTTCACTGTCCTTCACACCTTCTAAAAATCCTTAAATCTAAATTAAAAATTAATAATTATTTAGATATAATTGGTATTCACTCAAAGAAATACAATCGTGATTATTTTTTAAATAGGTACGTCTAATGATTAAAAAGAAGCTAAAACACTTGCTTTAGCTCCTTTAAATATTACATCCCTACTATCATCATATTCTGTTTTCTCTTATTTATAGGCGTTGGTGAAGATAAACGCTTCATCAATAATTCTGGCATAGATATTTTAGATACATGATGCATGGGTACATGTTCTAAATATTGCCGGTAGTGACGGAAACAATAATCCGTCATCATCACACGATAGGTGTAATCTTGTTTTAAACTTATTTGAATCACCCTATGATTCACAGGCTTTGATACATCTACCGTAAAGTCAAATCCTCTCCAAAATAAGAAATGTGTTGGATCAATCCCATTTAATGTAAGCGTACCGTTTTCAACATGTAAGTAGGCAACACTTTTTTCAATCAACATTTTAATCACTTCACCACTGAGTGTTATATCAATCAAATGATCGGGATGAGGATAAACATGAAACACATCTTCATAGTTTAATGGCATCACACATCCTTTAGATGAAGGTAAAGGTAAATGTACACAAGTTATATCAGTAGGATAGTCATGATGGATACTTTCATGTAACAATTCGATAAACGGATGAGGGTATTCTATTAATTCTTTGAACGTGGTAAAACGCGCATCCAGATGTAACCCATCTAGCGTCTTATTTTTCCATGTTTGAACAGCTTTACGATCATATTTTGTCATATCTAATAAAGCCTCATGTTCATCATACTGACTGAGTGTTACAATTGTTGAATTAATATCAATCGTCTCATAAGAAGACTGTCTACGTCTAAATGTCACTTCTACATGAACGAGATGTTCTCCGTTTTGTCCCGCTCTTACCACTAATGTACCGTCTGCATTTTCAATTGTTGTTGTTTGTTGATGACCTGTAATAAACAAGTCCACGATGCCAATATTTTTTAACATTTCATCTGTATGCGCTTGATCCAATTGTTGTGATGTTAATACGCCTCCATGATATAAAACAATTAGAAAATCAGGTGCTTCAGCTTCATAAATATATCGAATCCAACGTTTTGCTGAAACAATTGCGCGTTCAATCGCAATGTCTTTCTCCATTTCAACATTTTGGTTTTTCACTAACGTTTCAGATGTTAATCCAATGACTGCGATGCGCAAATCCTTTATTTTATGGATGATATACGGCGTAGAAAAATAAGGTTCATGAGTCATTGCATATTCAATATTGGCAGATAACCATGGAAACCGAGATAAAGCAATCGAACGATTTAAAAAGTCAAGGCCGAACTTAAACTCATCTGCACTTACACCACTCGCATCATATTCTAATGCGTTCATCACTTTGATCATCGGATGCCGCTTGTGCGGTGCAATTAATGCGTAATAAAATGCAACAATATTACCAGCTAAACTTCCACCATTATCTAGTAAAAGGACATGCGGTTCTCGTGCGCGTATTTCTGAAACATATGTCCCCGCACGATAAATATGCGATCCCGCATCATCATTCAGAATATGACTATGGATATCAGATGTCGCTAAAATGTTTAATCGTAGCTCTTCATATTGACGCATCGACAGAACTCCTTTTCGTCATTTACTTCTATTTTATCATAATATAAAATGTGCAATCATTTACCTTTTGTTCGTTTCATTATTCACAATTGAAAAATCGCTATGAATCATAAAAAAGAAATGGTTATGAAATCAACTGTTTCATACCATTTCCAATTTACTTAAGTTATCCAATTTGTACACGCTCTTTAGGAAAGTG
The sequence above is a segment of the Staphylococcus hyicus genome. Coding sequences within it:
- a CDS encoding bifunctional metallophosphatase/5'-nucleotidase — translated: MRQYEELRLNILATSDIHSHILNDDAGSHIYRAGTYVSEIRAREPHVLLLDNGGSLAGNIVAFYYALIAPHKRHPMIKVMNALEYDASGVSADEFKFGLDFLNRSIALSRFPWLSANIEYAMTHEPYFSTPYIIHKIKDLRIAVIGLTSETLVKNQNVEMEKDIAIERAIVSAKRWIRYIYEAEAPDFLIVLYHGGVLTSQQLDQAHTDEMLKNIGIVDLFITGHQQTTTIENADGTLVVRAGQNGEHLVHVEVTFRRRQSSYETIDINSTIVTLSQYDEHEALLDMTKYDRKAVQTWKNKTLDGLHLDARFTTFKELIEYPHPFIELLHESIHHDYPTDITCVHLPLPSSKGCVMPLNYEDVFHVYPHPDHLIDITLSGEVIKMLIEKSVAYLHVENGTLTLNGIDPTHFLFWRGFDFTVDVSKPVNHRVIQISLKQDYTYRVMMTDYCFRHYRQYLEHVPMHHVSKISMPELLMKRLSSPTPINKRKQNMMIVGM